One genomic region from Burkholderia latens encodes:
- the murJ gene encoding murein biosynthesis integral membrane protein MurJ: protein MNLFRALLTVSGFTLLSRVTGLARETLIARAFGASQYTDAFYVAFRIPNLLRRLSAEGAFSQAFVPILAEFKNQQGHDATKALVDAMSTVLAWALAVLSVVGIAGASWVVFAVASGLHTDGQAFPLAVTMTRIMFPYIVFISLTTLASGVLNTYKSFSLPAFAPVLLNVAFIAAAVFVAPHLKVPVFALAWAVIVGGVLQFAVQLPGLKKIDMVPLIGLNPLRALRHPGVKRVLAKMVPATFAVSVAQLSLIINTNIASRLGQGAVSWINYADRLMEFPTALLGVALGTILLPSLSKAHVDADTQEYSALLDWGLRVTFLLAAPSALALFFFATPLTATLFNYGKFDAHTVTMVARALATYGIGLVGIILIKILAPGFYAKQDIKTPVKIAIGVLIVTQLSNYVFVPLIGHAGLTLSIGVGACLNSLLLFFGLRKRGIYQPSPGWLRFFVQLVGAALVLAGLMRWCAINFDWTGMRAQPLDRIALMAACLVLFAALYFGMLWVMGFKYAYFRRRAK, encoded by the coding sequence ATGAATCTATTCCGAGCCCTGCTGACGGTCAGCGGCTTCACGCTGCTGTCGCGCGTGACCGGACTGGCCCGCGAGACGCTGATCGCCCGTGCGTTCGGCGCCAGTCAATACACCGACGCGTTCTACGTCGCCTTCCGCATTCCGAACCTGCTGCGCCGCCTGTCCGCCGAGGGTGCGTTCTCGCAGGCGTTCGTGCCGATCCTCGCCGAGTTCAAGAACCAGCAAGGCCACGATGCGACCAAGGCGCTCGTCGACGCGATGTCGACCGTGCTCGCGTGGGCGCTCGCGGTGCTGTCGGTCGTCGGCATTGCCGGCGCGTCGTGGGTCGTGTTCGCGGTCGCGTCCGGCCTGCATACTGACGGGCAGGCGTTCCCGCTCGCGGTCACGATGACGCGGATCATGTTCCCGTACATCGTGTTCATCTCGCTGACGACGCTCGCATCCGGCGTGCTCAACACTTACAAAAGCTTCTCGCTGCCCGCGTTCGCGCCGGTGCTGCTGAACGTCGCGTTCATCGCCGCGGCCGTGTTCGTTGCGCCGCACCTGAAGGTGCCGGTATTCGCGCTCGCATGGGCGGTGATCGTCGGCGGCGTGCTGCAGTTCGCCGTGCAACTGCCGGGCCTGAAGAAGATCGACATGGTGCCGCTGATCGGGCTGAACCCGTTGCGTGCGCTGCGCCATCCGGGCGTGAAGCGCGTGCTCGCGAAGATGGTGCCCGCGACGTTCGCGGTGTCGGTCGCGCAGCTGTCGCTGATCATCAATACCAACATCGCGTCGCGGCTCGGGCAGGGCGCGGTGTCGTGGATCAACTATGCGGATCGCCTGATGGAATTCCCGACCGCGCTGCTCGGCGTCGCGCTCGGCACGATCCTGCTGCCGAGCCTGTCGAAGGCGCACGTCGACGCCGATACGCAAGAGTATTCGGCGCTGCTCGACTGGGGGCTGCGCGTCACGTTCCTGCTCGCGGCGCCGAGCGCGCTTGCGCTGTTCTTCTTCGCGACGCCGCTCACCGCGACGCTCTTCAACTACGGCAAGTTCGACGCGCACACCGTCACGATGGTCGCGCGCGCGCTCGCAACCTACGGGATCGGCCTCGTCGGCATCATCCTGATCAAGATCCTCGCGCCGGGCTTCTACGCGAAGCAGGACATCAAGACACCGGTGAAGATCGCAATCGGGGTGCTGATCGTCACGCAGCTGTCGAACTACGTGTTCGTGCCGCTGATCGGCCACGCGGGCCTCACGCTGAGCATCGGCGTCGGCGCGTGCCTGAACTCGCTGCTGCTGTTCTTCGGGCTGCGCAAGCGCGGCATCTATCAGCCGTCGCCGGGGTGGCTGCGCTTCTTCGTGCAGCTGGTCGGCGCGGCGCTCGTGCTCGCGGGCCTGATGCGCTGGTGCGCGATCAACTTCGACTGGACGGGCATGCGCGCGCAGCCGCTCGATCGCATCGCGCTGATGGCCGCGTGCCTCGTGCTGTTCGCTGCACTATATTTCGGTATGTTGTGGGTGATGGGCTTCAAATACGCTTACTTCAGAAGGCGCGCCAAGTGA
- the rpsT gene encoding 30S ribosomal protein S20, translated as MANSAQARKRARQAAKANSHNSALRSKFRTAIKSVRKAVEAGDQAKAAELFKAAVKTIDTIADKKIVHKNKAARSKSRLAAAVKGLQAAA; from the coding sequence ATGGCTAACTCCGCACAAGCACGCAAGCGCGCCCGCCAAGCCGCGAAGGCAAATTCGCACAACTCGGCGCTGCGCTCGAAATTCCGCACCGCGATCAAGTCGGTTCGCAAGGCTGTTGAAGCCGGCGACCAGGCAAAGGCTGCCGAGCTGTTCAAGGCTGCCGTGAAGACGATCGACACGATCGCCGACAAGAAGATCGTTCACAAGAACAAGGCCGCTCGCAGCAAGAGCCGCCTCGCCGCAGCCGTCAAGGGCCTGCAGGCAGCAGCGTAA
- a CDS encoding DUF3579 domain-containing protein, protein MAETPPTEFFIQGITKDGKKFRPSDWSERLAGVMACFGPGASGPNARLKYSLYVRPTMLGDLKCVILDSRLRDIEPMAFDFVLNFAKDNNLVVTEACELPDYNDKK, encoded by the coding sequence ATGGCTGAAACCCCTCCGACCGAATTCTTCATCCAGGGCATCACGAAAGACGGGAAAAAGTTTCGCCCGAGCGACTGGTCGGAGCGTCTGGCCGGCGTGATGGCCTGCTTCGGGCCGGGTGCGAGCGGGCCGAACGCGCGTCTGAAATATTCTCTGTACGTGCGCCCGACGATGCTCGGCGACCTGAAATGCGTGATCCTCGATTCGCGGCTGCGCGACATCGAGCCGATGGCATTCGATTTCGTGCTGAACTTCGCGAAGGACAACAACCTCGTCGTTACCGAGGCATGCGAGTTGCCGGACTACAACGACAAGAAGTGA
- the argF gene encoding ornithine carbamoyltransferase — MTAKTIRHYLQFKDFSLEDYEYVLERTGILKRKFKNYETYHPLHDRTLAMIFEKSSTRTRLSFEAGIFQLGGHAVFMSTRDTQLGRGEPVEDSAQVISRMVDIIMIRTFEQDVITRFAQNSRVPVINGLTNEYHPCQVLADIFTYYEHRGPIAGKTVAWVGDANNMLYTWIEAAQILGFKLRLSTPPGYALDMKLVSPDSAPFYEVFDDPNEACKGADLVTTDVWTSMGFEAENDARKQAFADWCVDEEMMGHANPDALFMHCLPAHRGEEVTAGVIDGPQSVVWDEAENRLHVQKALMEFLLLGRLKH; from the coding sequence ATGACCGCCAAAACCATTCGTCACTACCTGCAGTTCAAGGATTTCTCGCTGGAAGACTACGAGTACGTGCTCGAACGCACGGGTATCCTGAAGCGCAAGTTCAAGAACTACGAGACCTATCACCCGCTGCACGACCGCACGCTCGCGATGATCTTCGAAAAGAGCTCGACCCGCACGCGGCTGTCGTTCGAAGCGGGCATCTTCCAGCTCGGCGGCCACGCGGTGTTCATGAGCACGCGCGACACGCAGCTCGGCCGCGGCGAGCCCGTCGAGGATTCCGCGCAGGTGATCTCGCGGATGGTCGACATCATCATGATCCGCACGTTCGAACAGGACGTGATCACACGCTTCGCGCAGAATTCGCGCGTGCCGGTGATCAACGGGCTGACCAACGAATACCACCCGTGCCAGGTGCTCGCCGACATCTTCACGTACTACGAGCACCGCGGCCCGATCGCCGGCAAGACGGTCGCGTGGGTCGGCGATGCGAACAACATGCTGTACACCTGGATCGAAGCCGCGCAGATCCTCGGCTTCAAGCTGCGCCTGTCGACGCCGCCTGGCTATGCGCTCGACATGAAGCTCGTGTCGCCGGACAGCGCACCGTTCTACGAAGTGTTCGACGATCCGAACGAAGCGTGCAAGGGCGCCGATCTCGTCACCACCGACGTGTGGACGAGCATGGGCTTCGAAGCCGAGAACGACGCACGCAAGCAGGCGTTTGCCGACTGGTGCGTCGACGAGGAAATGATGGGTCACGCGAACCCGGACGCGCTCTTCATGCACTGTCTGCCCGCGCATCGCGGCGAGGAAGTGACGGCCGGCGTGATCGACGGCCCGCAGAGCGTCGTGTGGGACGAGGCGGAGAACCGCCTGCACGTGCAGAAGGCGCTAATGGAGTTCCTGCTGCTCGGCCGCCTCAAGCACTAA
- the murB gene encoding UDP-N-acetylmuramate dehydrogenase encodes MPMPPDESALSLLPDHPLAAHNTFGIAANARFAARITHAAQFEALHRDPRVASLPKLVLGGGSNVVFTRDFDGVVLLDQIAGRRVVHEDDDAWYVEAGGGETWHEFVAWTLEHGMPGLENLALIPGTVGAAPIQNIGAYGLEMKTHFHSLHAIELATGRTERFDAARCAFGYRDSFFKRDGRGRFAIVAVTFRLPKQWTPRLGYADVTRELDARGIAPDAATPRDVFDAVVAIRRAKLPDPLVLGNAGSFFKNPVIDGAQFDALRARAPDVVSYPQPDGHVKLAAGWLIDQCGWKGRALGAAAVHDRQALVLVNRGGATGGDVLALARAIQADVRKRFGVELEPEPVCM; translated from the coding sequence ATGCCGATGCCCCCTGACGAATCCGCCCTGTCGCTGCTTCCCGACCATCCGCTCGCCGCACACAACACGTTCGGCATTGCCGCGAACGCGCGCTTCGCCGCGCGCATCACGCACGCGGCGCAGTTCGAGGCGCTGCACCGCGACCCGCGCGTCGCGTCGCTGCCAAAGCTCGTGCTCGGCGGCGGCAGCAACGTCGTGTTCACGCGCGATTTCGACGGCGTCGTGCTGCTCGACCAGATCGCCGGCCGCCGCGTCGTTCATGAGGACGACGATGCGTGGTACGTCGAGGCCGGCGGCGGCGAGACCTGGCACGAATTCGTTGCATGGACGCTCGAGCACGGAATGCCCGGCCTCGAGAATCTCGCGCTGATTCCGGGCACCGTCGGCGCCGCGCCGATCCAAAACATCGGCGCGTACGGCCTCGAGATGAAGACGCACTTCCACTCGCTGCACGCAATCGAACTCGCGACCGGACGCACCGAACGTTTCGATGCGGCGCGCTGCGCATTCGGCTATCGCGACAGCTTCTTCAAGCGGGACGGGCGCGGCCGCTTCGCGATCGTCGCGGTGACGTTCCGGCTGCCGAAGCAATGGACGCCGCGGCTCGGCTACGCGGACGTCACGCGCGAGCTCGACGCGCGCGGCATCGCCCCCGATGCCGCAACGCCGCGCGACGTGTTCGACGCGGTCGTCGCGATCCGTCGCGCGAAGCTGCCCGACCCGCTCGTGCTCGGCAACGCCGGCAGCTTCTTCAAGAATCCGGTGATCGACGGCGCGCAGTTCGATGCGCTGCGCGCGCGTGCGCCGGACGTCGTGTCGTATCCGCAGCCGGACGGGCACGTGAAGCTCGCGGCCGGCTGGCTCATCGATCAGTGCGGCTGGAAGGGGCGCGCGCTCGGCGCGGCGGCCGTGCACGACCGGCAGGCGCTCGTGCTGGTGAATCGCGGCGGCGCGACGGGGGGCGACGTGCTCGCGCTCGCGCGCGCGATCCAGGCCGACGTGCGCAAGCGGTTCGGCGTCGAGCTCGAGCCCGAGCCGGTGTGCATGTAA
- a CDS encoding YajQ family cyclic di-GMP-binding protein, with product MPSFDVVSEANMIEVKNAIEQSNKEISTRFDFKGSDARVEQKERELTLFADDDFKLGQVKDVLISKLAKRNVDVRFLDYGKVEKIGGDKVKQVVTVKKGVTGDLAKKIVRLVKDSKIKVQASIQGDAVRVAGTKRDDLQSVIAMLRKDVTDTPLDFNNFRD from the coding sequence ATGCCATCGTTCGACGTCGTTTCCGAAGCGAACATGATCGAAGTGAAAAACGCCATCGAGCAGTCGAACAAGGAAATTTCGACGCGCTTCGACTTCAAGGGCTCCGACGCGCGCGTCGAGCAGAAGGAGCGCGAGCTGACGCTGTTCGCCGACGACGATTTCAAGCTCGGGCAGGTCAAGGACGTACTGATCAGCAAACTCGCGAAGCGCAACGTCGACGTGCGCTTCCTCGACTACGGCAAGGTCGAAAAGATCGGCGGCGACAAGGTCAAGCAGGTCGTCACCGTGAAGAAGGGCGTGACCGGCGATCTCGCGAAGAAGATCGTCAGGCTCGTGAAAGACAGCAAGATCAAGGTGCAGGCGAGCATCCAGGGCGACGCGGTGCGCGTGGCCGGCACCAAGCGCGACGACCTGCAGAGCGTGATCGCGATGCTGCGCAAGGACGTGACCGACACCCCGCTCGACTTCAACAACTTCCGCGACTGA
- the plsY gene encoding glycerol-3-phosphate 1-O-acyltransferase PlsY — translation MQILLAALVAYLIGSVSFAVVVSAAMGLADPRSYGSKNPGATNVLRSGNKKAAILTLVGDAFKGWLAVWLARHFGLSDVAVAWVAIAVFLGHLYPVFFRFQGGKGVATAAGVLLSVHPVLGLATALTWLIVAFFFRYSSLAALVAAVFAPVFDVFLFGTGHNPVAWAVLAMSVLLVWRHRGNISKLLAGQESRIGDKKKAADGGAQDGGKA, via the coding sequence ATGCAGATCCTGCTCGCCGCACTTGTTGCCTACCTGATCGGTTCGGTGTCGTTCGCCGTCGTCGTCAGCGCCGCGATGGGCCTGGCCGATCCCCGTTCGTACGGGTCGAAGAATCCCGGCGCGACCAACGTGCTGCGCAGCGGCAACAAGAAGGCCGCGATCCTGACGCTCGTCGGCGACGCGTTCAAGGGCTGGCTCGCGGTGTGGCTCGCGCGGCACTTCGGACTGTCAGACGTGGCCGTCGCATGGGTCGCAATCGCCGTATTTCTCGGCCACCTGTATCCGGTGTTCTTCCGCTTCCAGGGCGGCAAGGGCGTCGCGACAGCCGCCGGCGTGCTGCTCTCGGTGCACCCGGTGCTCGGGCTCGCGACCGCGCTGACCTGGCTGATCGTCGCGTTCTTCTTCCGCTATTCGTCGCTCGCGGCGCTGGTCGCGGCCGTGTTCGCACCGGTGTTCGACGTGTTCCTGTTCGGCACCGGCCACAATCCGGTCGCATGGGCCGTGCTGGCGATGAGCGTGCTGCTCGTATGGCGTCACCGCGGCAACATCTCGAAGCTGCTGGCGGGGCAGGAGAGCCGGATCGGCGACAAGAAGAAGGCGGCCGACGGCGGCGCGCAGGACGGCGGCAAGGCCTGA
- the ybaK gene encoding Cys-tRNA(Pro) deacylase, giving the protein MSKSRHVSETPATQLLRRHGIAFGEHPYDYVEHGGTGESARQLGVDEHCVVKTLVMEDEHAKPLIVLMHGDRTVSTKNLARQIGAKRVEPCKPDVANRHSGYLVGGTSPFGTRKTMPVYVESTILELPTIYLNGGRRGYLVSLAPAVLTTLLGATPVQCASAD; this is encoded by the coding sequence ATGAGCAAATCCAGACACGTGTCCGAGACACCGGCGACCCAGCTGCTGCGCCGCCACGGCATCGCATTCGGCGAGCATCCGTACGATTACGTCGAGCACGGCGGCACCGGCGAGTCGGCGCGCCAGCTTGGCGTCGACGAACACTGCGTCGTGAAGACGCTCGTGATGGAGGACGAGCACGCGAAGCCGCTGATCGTGCTGATGCACGGCGACCGCACGGTGTCGACCAAGAATCTCGCGCGGCAGATCGGCGCAAAACGCGTCGAGCCATGCAAGCCCGACGTCGCGAACCGCCATTCAGGCTATCTGGTCGGCGGCACGTCGCCGTTCGGCACGCGCAAGACGATGCCCGTGTACGTCGAGTCTACGATCCTCGAATTGCCGACGATCTACCTGAACGGCGGCCGCCGCGGCTATCTCGTGAGCCTCGCGCCCGCGGTGCTCACGACGCTGCTCGGCGCGACGCCCGTGCAGTGCGCGAGCGCCGACTGA
- a CDS encoding class I adenylate-forming enzyme family protein, with amino-acid sequence MIPAVRPATPLDVAALLAALPDRIADVPARRAAHAPAQPALIEDARRLSYGELAQAVDAAAQRLAALGVRGGDRVMIVAENSVAQIVLLFAAARIDAWALMSNARLSAGELDAIAAHARPKLIAFTTEASPDARAHAARYGATPADALSVDIGAWSHHVDARAPAEPVAADGAAQCAALIYTTGTTGTPKGVMLSHRNLLFIAATSSALRRVSPDDVVYTVLPVSHVYGLASVCLGSLYAGATLRLAPRFSPEAVRVALADEGVTILQGVPAMHAKLLEHLHTHAHAWHAPRLRFAYSGGSPLDADLKARVERMYGVPLHNGYGMTESSPTITQTPLDAPRADCSVGMPIPGVEMRIVAPDGTDVPRGEVGEIRVRGPNVMLGYYRNADATHAAVSQDGWLATGDLARQDADGSVTIAGRSKELIIRSGFNVYPVEVEQVLNAHADVVQAAVVGRAVDGNEEVLAFVELVPDATATEAELHAWCAQRLAPYKRPARIRVLDALPAASTGKVLKHKLRELG; translated from the coding sequence ATGATCCCTGCTGTCCGCCCGGCCACGCCGCTCGATGTCGCGGCGCTGCTCGCCGCATTGCCCGACCGCATCGCCGACGTGCCTGCCCGCCGGGCCGCGCATGCGCCCGCGCAGCCGGCGCTGATCGAGGATGCACGCCGGCTGTCGTACGGCGAGCTCGCGCAAGCCGTCGACGCGGCCGCCCAACGGCTCGCCGCCCTTGGCGTGCGCGGCGGCGATCGCGTGATGATCGTCGCGGAAAACAGCGTCGCGCAGATCGTGCTGCTGTTCGCGGCCGCGCGCATCGACGCCTGGGCGCTCATGTCGAACGCGCGGCTGTCGGCCGGCGAGCTCGACGCGATCGCCGCGCACGCGCGCCCGAAGCTGATCGCGTTTACGACGGAAGCGTCACCCGATGCGCGCGCGCACGCCGCGCGGTACGGCGCAACGCCCGCCGACGCGCTGTCCGTCGACATCGGCGCGTGGTCGCACCACGTCGACGCGCGCGCGCCCGCCGAGCCGGTCGCGGCCGACGGCGCCGCGCAATGCGCGGCGCTCATCTATACGACCGGCACGACCGGCACGCCGAAGGGCGTGATGCTGTCGCATCGCAACCTGCTGTTCATCGCGGCGACGTCGAGCGCACTGCGTCGCGTGTCGCCCGACGATGTCGTTTATACGGTGCTGCCGGTATCGCACGTATATGGGCTCGCATCGGTGTGCCTCGGCAGCCTGTATGCCGGCGCGACGCTGCGGCTCGCACCGCGGTTTTCGCCGGAGGCCGTGCGGGTCGCGCTCGCGGACGAAGGCGTGACGATCCTCCAGGGCGTGCCCGCGATGCACGCAAAGCTGCTCGAGCATCTGCACACGCACGCACACGCGTGGCACGCGCCGCGACTGCGCTTCGCGTATTCGGGCGGCTCGCCGCTCGATGCCGACCTGAAGGCGCGCGTCGAACGCATGTACGGCGTGCCGCTGCACAACGGCTACGGGATGACCGAAAGCAGCCCGACGATCACGCAGACGCCGCTCGACGCACCGCGCGCCGACTGCTCCGTCGGCATGCCGATCCCCGGCGTGGAGATGCGGATCGTCGCGCCCGACGGCACCGACGTGCCGCGCGGCGAGGTCGGCGAGATCCGCGTGCGCGGGCCGAACGTGATGCTCGGCTATTACCGGAATGCGGACGCGACGCACGCGGCGGTGTCGCAAGACGGCTGGCTCGCCACCGGCGATCTCGCGCGGCAGGACGCCGACGGCTCGGTAACGATCGCCGGCCGCAGCAAGGAGCTGATCATCCGCTCGGGCTTCAACGTGTATCCGGTGGAAGTCGAACAGGTGCTGAACGCGCACGCGGACGTCGTGCAGGCGGCAGTTGTCGGCCGTGCAGTCGACGGCAACGAGGAAGTGCTTGCATTCGTCGAACTGGTGCCAGATGCGACGGCGACGGAGGCCGAGCTGCACGCATGGTGCGCGCAACGACTCGCGCCTTACAAGCGCCCGGCCCGCATCCGCGTGCTCGACGCGCTGCCGGCCGCGTCGACCGGCAAGGTGCTGAAGCACAAGCTGCGCGAACTCGGGTAA